TAAGCATAAAAAAGCCCGCCTGATTAGCGGGCTTACAATTCATAATTTTAAGTTCGACCGATAAAATCCGAACGAACTGCACTTTCAGGCTTCAAGTTTACTTTAAGGTAAAAGATCAGCCGAATCTTTCGCTCAAAAGCTTTACGACCTGCTCGGGTCGCATGTTTGCTTGCGCCAGCATCGCGACTCCGCTCTTGGTCAGTATTTGATTCTTCGTAAATTCCACGATATGTTCCGCGACGTCCGCGTCTCGAACGCGACTTTCCGCCGAAACCATATTAATGTAATTTGCCTGTAAACCTTCCGCCGTAATCTCTAATCGGTTGTAGTAAGCTCCTAAATCGGATCTCTGCTTATTGACTCTTTGGATTGCATTATCCAAAATGCCGATCATCGAATTGGAGGAAGCCGGAGTGGATAAAGTCTGCTTTTTCCCGTTGCTTTCCAATTGTAAAGCTGCTGCGTTCATAGCGTCCACGAAAATTTCGAGCTTCTCGTTCTGATTCGGACCAACGTGAAGTTGGATGGGATTCTTGGATTCCTTGGAATAAGCCCCGCTTAACGGGCGAATCTTATTGAATTCGGCCGTTTTTCCCAAACGATCCACTTCGTCTATCAGTTGGTCGACTTCGAGCTGAACCAATTTTCGATCGTCGTCCGAGTAGATTCCGTTGGAAGTCTGAACGGAAAGCTCTCTCAATCTTTGCAGAATATTATTCACCTGCTCTAGATTTCCTTCCGTGACTTGGATAAAGGAAACTCCGTCCATTACGTTTCGTTCCGCCTGAGCGATGCCTCGAATCTGAGTCCGCATTCTTTCGGATACCGCAAATCCCAACG
The Leptospira inadai serovar Lyme str. 10 genome window above contains:
- a CDS encoding flagellin, whose translation is MIINHNISALRTNNVLKTVNQDQDKVAEKLSTGMRINRAGDDALGFAVSERMRTQIRGIAQAERNVMDGVSFIQVTEGNLEQVNNILQRLRELSVQTSNGIYSDDDRKLVQLEVDQLIDEVDRLGKTAEFNKIRPLSGAYSKESKNPIQLHVGPNQNEKLEIFVDAMNAAALQLESNGKKQTLSTPASSNSMIGILDNAIQRVNKQRSDLGAYYNRLEITAEGLQANYINMVSAESRVRDADVAEHIVEFTKNQILTKSGVAMLAQANMRPEQVVKLLSERFG